From the Buchnera aphidicola (Ceratovacuna japonica) genome, one window contains:
- the map gene encoding type I methionyl aminopeptidase — protein MKRIKIKTKEEIEKMEIVGKLTAEVLEMIKKYVNIGITTEEIDKICHNYIINKQKAIPACLGYKGFPKSTCISVNDVVCHGIPSKNELKNGDIVNIDVSIIKNGYHGDASKMFLVGNVNKKYKKLCKSTRKSLYIALKLIKPGTKISKLGKHIQKYISKKKLSIVEEYCGHGIGKKFHESPQILHYNNNQQTVLKKGMAFTVEPMINFGNKEVYCCKDGWTIKTKDKSYSAQYEHTIVVTNTGCKILTIQKDEKIDKILINKK, from the coding sequence ATGAAAAGAATAAAGATAAAAACTAAAGAAGAAATAGAAAAAATGGAAATCGTTGGGAAATTAACAGCAGAAGTTCTAGAAATGATAAAAAAATATGTAAATATAGGAATTACTACCGAAGAAATAGACAAAATATGTCATAATTATATAATAAATAAACAAAAAGCTATACCAGCTTGTCTAGGTTATAAAGGATTTCCTAAATCCACTTGTATATCTGTAAATGATGTAGTGTGTCATGGAATACCAAGTAAAAATGAATTAAAAAATGGGGATATAGTAAACATAGATGTATCGATAATAAAAAATGGATATCATGGAGATGCTTCAAAAATGTTTTTGGTAGGAAATGTAAATAAAAAATACAAAAAATTATGTAAATCAACAAGAAAAAGTTTATATATAGCATTAAAATTGATAAAACCAGGTACAAAAATTTCAAAATTAGGAAAACACATACAAAAGTATATATCAAAAAAAAAATTGTCTATAGTTGAAGAATATTGTGGTCATGGAATAGGAAAAAAATTTCATGAAAGCCCTCAAATATTGCATTATAACAATAATCAACAAACTGTTTTAAAAAAAGGTATGGCTTTTACTGTAGAACCTATGATAAATTTTGGAAATAAAGAAGTATATTGCTGTAAGGATGGATGGACAATAAAAACTAAAGATAAAAGCTATTCGGCTCAATATGAACATACTATAGTAGTTACAAACACAGGTTGTAAAATTTTGACTATTCAAAAAGATGAAAAGATAGATAAAATATTGATAAACAAAAAATAA
- the rpsB gene encoding 30S ribosomal protein S2 encodes MKSISMKDMLNSGVHFGHQTRYWNPKMKPFIFGSQNKVHIINLEKTLPLFNNAILELKKMCYKGNKILFVGTKKVASDIIKKTAISCKQFYVNNRWLGGMLTNWKTVRQSIKRLKDLELESLDGTFKKLTKKEVLLKMRKLKKLESSLGGIKNMGGLPDALFIIDANYEKIAISEAKNLGITIFSIVDTNSSPDGIDFIIPGNDDSIRSIKLYLKIIKRAICIKNNKIIKKM; translated from the coding sequence ATGAAATCTATATCTATGAAAGACATGTTGAATTCTGGAGTACATTTTGGTCATCAAACTAGATATTGGAATCCAAAAATGAAACCATTTATATTTGGATCTCAAAATAAAGTTCATATAATAAATTTAGAAAAAACTTTACCTTTATTTAATAATGCTATTTTAGAATTAAAAAAAATGTGTTATAAAGGCAATAAAATTTTGTTCGTAGGCACTAAAAAGGTAGCATCCGATATAATAAAAAAAACTGCTATTTCATGTAAACAATTTTATGTAAATAATAGATGGCTAGGAGGTATGCTTACTAATTGGAAAACAGTAAGACAATCTATAAAAAGACTGAAAGATTTAGAATTAGAATCTTTAGATGGAACTTTTAAAAAGCTTACAAAAAAAGAAGTATTACTTAAAATGAGGAAATTGAAAAAGTTAGAAAGTAGTTTAGGTGGAATAAAAAATATGGGCGGGCTCCCTGATGCACTATTTATAATAGATGCTAATTATGAAAAAATTGCTATTTCTGAGGCTAAAAATTTAGGTATTACAATATTTTCAATAGTAGATACAAATTCTAGTCCTGATGGTATAGATTTTATAATACCTGGAAATGATGATTCTATAAGATCTATAAAATTATATTTAAAAATTATTAAAAGAGCTATATGTATTAAAAATAATAAGATTATAAAAAAAATGTAA
- the tsf gene encoding translation elongation factor Ts, with product MSKVSYSIIKKLRKKTGIGILECKKEIINTKGNIKKAIFNLRKRGIVKAEEKKTKKTNHGIVLSSIKNNFGIILEIRCQTDFVSKGKYFYEFGKKVLRYSIKNFCKDINIVKKIFEKDRIEILNKVNENILINRLVHISGKNIYNYVHCNRIGVLISVDKKNNFKKKDIDKDIIKQISMHIVAKNPKYLNFDDISEDTIKKETIIQSELTKKLKKPKKYFDIIVKGKVRKFFSNIILLEQHFAIDEKKTIEQFSEENNIIINNFVRLEI from the coding sequence ATGAGCAAAGTTTCTTATAGCATAATTAAAAAATTAAGAAAAAAAACTGGAATAGGAATTTTAGAATGTAAAAAAGAAATAATAAATACAAAAGGAAATATAAAAAAAGCAATTTTTAATTTGAGAAAAAGAGGTATTGTAAAAGCTGAAGAAAAAAAAACGAAAAAAACTAATCATGGAATTGTTTTATCTTCTATAAAAAATAATTTTGGTATAATTTTAGAAATAAGATGTCAGACAGATTTCGTTTCTAAAGGAAAATATTTTTATGAATTTGGAAAAAAAGTATTAAGATATTCTATAAAAAATTTTTGTAAAGACATAAATATAGTAAAAAAAATTTTTGAAAAAGATAGAATTGAAATATTGAATAAAGTTAATGAAAATATTTTAATTAATAGATTAGTACATATTTCAGGAAAAAATATTTATAATTATGTGCATTGTAATAGAATAGGAGTGCTAATATCTGTAGATAAGAAAAATAATTTTAAAAAAAAAGATATAGATAAAGATATTATAAAGCAGATTTCCATGCATATAGTAGCTAAAAATCCTAAATATTTAAATTTTGATGATATATCTGAAGATACTATTAAAAAAGAAACAATAATTCAATCAGAATTAACTAAAAAATTGAAAAAACCTAAAAAATATTTTGATATAATAGTAAAAGGAAAAGTTAGAAAATTTTTTTCCAATATAATATTGTTGGAACAACATTTTGCTATTGATGAGAAAAAAACTATAGAGCAGTTCTCTGAAGAAAATAATATTATTATAAATAATTTTGTAAGATTAGAAATTTAA
- the frr gene encoding ribosome recycling factor, protein MINYAKDYATKKMISCINIFQEKIDSIRAGIASVSLIENISIEYYGKKVFLDKISRIIVYNTKTLKISSFDKSLNNNIVKSILQSNIGLSAYIKDNDVFVSIPFFTKEKRIKLIKFVYKEGEKAKVNVRIVRRNINIKFSKMYLNKNIDKDTKYRIEKVIQKITDNFIEKIDSILYLKKKSLENT, encoded by the coding sequence TTGATAAATTATGCTAAAGATTATGCTACAAAAAAAATGATTAGTTGCATAAACATTTTTCAAGAAAAAATAGATTCAATAAGAGCAGGTATAGCTAGTGTTTCCCTAATAGAAAATATTTCTATAGAATACTATGGTAAAAAAGTTTTTTTAGATAAGATTTCTAGAATTATTGTATATAATACAAAAACTTTAAAGATAAGTTCTTTTGATAAATCTTTGAATAACAACATAGTAAAATCTATTTTGCAATCTAATATTGGATTAAGTGCTTATATAAAAGATAATGATGTTTTTGTTTCTATTCCATTTTTTACTAAAGAAAAAAGAATTAAATTAATAAAATTTGTTTATAAAGAAGGTGAAAAAGCAAAAGTTAATGTGAGAATTGTTAGAAGAAATATTAATATAAAATTCAGTAAAATGTATTTAAATAAAAATATTGATAAAGATACTAAATACAGAATAGAAAAAGTAATACAAAAAATAACAGATAATTTTATAGAAAAAATTGATTCTATATTATATTTAAAAAAAAAATCTTTAGAAAATACCTAA
- the fabZ gene encoding 3-hydroxyacyl-ACP dehydratase FabZ produces the protein MINYKKLLIFSIYKNPMLLIDKVIYIKKNIFIKSFKTIKKDDFFLKRHFFNISKPVYPGVLILEFLHQSALILISKSKNFNKDKIIYLSKIKSAKFFFPILYKDNLFGNVSIVRKILNIYMFDGKVIVRNKVACFSRFICVVK, from the coding sequence ATGATAAATTACAAAAAATTATTAATATTTTCTATATATAAAAATCCAATGTTATTGATAGACAAAGTGATATATATTAAAAAAAATATTTTTATAAAATCCTTTAAAACTATTAAAAAAGATGATTTTTTTTTGAAAAGACATTTTTTTAATATTTCTAAGCCAGTTTATCCAGGAGTTTTAATTTTGGAATTTTTACATCAATCTGCATTAATATTAATTTCTAAAAGTAAAAATTTTAATAAAGATAAAATAATTTATTTATCTAAAATAAAATCCGCGAAATTTTTTTTTCCAATTTTATATAAAGATAATTTGTTTGGAAATGTAAGTATTGTAAGAAAAATTTTAAATATATATATGTTTGATGGAAAAGTAATAGTAAGAAATAAAGTAGCGTGTTTTTCTAGATTTATTTGTGTTGTTAAATAA